A window from Scheffersomyces stipitis CBS 6054 chromosome 7, complete sequence encodes these proteins:
- a CDS encoding predicted protein (go_function translation initiation factor activity~go_process translational initiation), whose product MFKKDPQPKASANIKSSERRKLLQNICNVYGLVQDELAKEATVALLPNNTKQAAFKSVQGYSGTIYSDDNETPTWFKSRDSQIYPSLFTVWKCPYLLPTVKTHPHVIGVLEGGADLMLPGTIPPFDKRCVKGVVVGVVDSANPTVIKAIGRCKLNLTQFDTVVGRTGVAVEILHHIDDELYKLNKFVDIDIPEELDTKIPLKEAESELAPENEDNEEIAQENKDEIVPEPKETAVSQGTQSYNIDDVAEQVSSLTVEEVDNFFTRSLLQTIKLEDIELPIISSTFMSLYIYKNLPVIDSSYCNIKRTSWKKTSKFLKAMVKLKYLDVKGKDEDLTIIKLLDKKNPLVENFVPHKTMGKLNSASQGPTQSKKANELSVVSLYKPTNKSRMFFNKVDQVFNNYFTSSELRSLLEKYIKSENLSNPKNPKTIVLDDNLLSITGGERVSPRDQVFKAFLANFSPHYQINEPGASGKKGEVKRGQPPKILIITEMKIGRKVITRVSNFEDFYIKPHLLSEELKVKCSGSSTIGPYVQNPKITEVTVQGPHGKLIIEMLKEKGVPVTCIEFQDKVKKGKKR is encoded by the coding sequence ATGTTTAAGAAAGATCCCCAGCCAAAAGCCTCGGCCAATATCAAGTCTTCCgagagaagaaaacttcTACAGAATATTTGCAATGTCTATGGTCTAGTACAAGATGAGCTAGCAAAAGAAGCCACGGTAGCACTTTTGCCAAACAACACCAAACAGGCTGCCTTTAAGAGTGTCCAAGGCTATAGCGGTACAATATACTCGGACGACAACGAAACACCTACGTGGTTCAAGTCTCGAGACTCCCAAATCTATCCATCATTGTTCACAGTATGGAAATGTCCTTACCTTCTTCCCACTGTGAAAACCCATCCCCATGTCATTGGTGTTTTGGAGGGGGGCGCTGATTTGATGTTGCCTGGAACAATACCGCCTTTTGATAAACGCTGTGTGAAGGGAGTCgtagttggagttgttgatagTGCCAACCCTACTGTGATCAAAGCTATTGGTAGATGTAAACTAAACTTGACACAGTTCGACACAGTAGTCGGAAGAACAGGAGTTGCCGTAGAAATTCTCCACCATATAGACGACGAACTTTACAAGCTTAACAAGTTTGTCGACATTGACATTCCGGAAGAACTAGACACCAAAATACCGTTGAAGGAAGCTGAATCTGAACTAGCTCCAGAGaatgaagacaatgaagaaatcgcaCAAGAAAATAAAGACGAAATAGTCCCAGAACCTAAGGAAACAGCTGTAAGTCAAGGTACTCAATCGTATAATATAGATGACGTGGCTGAACAAGTTAGTCTGCTTAcggtagaagaagtagacaaTTTCTTTACCAGATCATTGTTACAGACAATAAAACTAGAAGACATTGAATTGCCTATCATTTCCTCCACCTTCATGTCTCTCTACATATACAAAAATCTCCCCGTGATAGACAGCAGCTACTGCAACATCAAAAGGACCTCCTGGAAAAAAacttccaagttcttgaaggcCAtggtgaagttgaaataCTTGGATGTTAAAGGAAAGGACGAAGACTTGACTATTATCAAGTTGCTTGACAAGAAGAATCCTCTTGTGGAGAACTTTGTACCCCACAAGACCATGGGAAAGTTGAACAGCGCAAGTCAAGGTCCTACCCAATCAAAGAAAGCAAATGAATTGTCTGTGGTGTCGCTTTATAAACCTACAAACAAGTCGCGaatgttcttcaataagGTAGACCAAGTGTTCAACAATTACTTCACCTCGTCTGAACTCCGCTCGTTATTGGAGAAGTATATCAAACTGGagaatcttctgaatcCTAAGAACCCGAAGACAATTGTTTTGGACgacaatcttctttcaatcACTGGCGGAGAACGAGTTAGCCCCAGAGATCAAGTGTTTAAGGCGTTCTTAGCCAATTTCTCTCCTCACTACCAAATAAATGAACCAGGAGCATCTGGTAAGAAGGGAGAAGTCAAGAGAGGTCAACCACCCAAGATACTTATCATAACCGAGATGAAGATTGGTAGAAAGGTCATTACCAGAGTGTCTAATTTCGAAGACTTTTACATCAAGCCTCACCTCTTGTCCGAAGAACTCAAGGTGAAATGCTCAGGTTCAAGCACTATTGGACCATATGTGCAAAATCCGAAGATAACCGAGGTTACTGTCCAGGGTCCACATGGAAAGTTGATTATTGAGATGCTCAAAGAGAAGGGAGTACCAGTGACTTGCATTGAATTTCAGGACAAGGTGAAAAAGGGCAAGAAACGTTAG
- the FBX1 gene encoding Leucine rich repeat protein, contains F-box (F-box F-box domain): DNTKNSNNANGNVPPDFFNRLQTFPLFNKAPKSFHTKVASKLTLMQYHPQEYIIKKGDPSKSMYWILKGTVSVTSTDGESIYAELAAGSFFGEIGILFNRPRTATVVARTKVLVGVLTSDALNTVLKHYPLIERRIRDEAQERLAMQDKKNKYDLPNLISNKMIESAPSLPPIRNGINANATISIQDFIKNLPIFQNLPSTIIHQLALGVEPINFNAFEYIIHKGDTNSDIYFIINGEVEVIDYSRNQEGAHIERILARLSSGSYFGEMSFLSFLNDKHSDCVRSASIRSISTVELMVVKSDKLEDLCEKYPFIVDDMRKTAEERNKLNNSINSKGSEHDNKTRLSIDYIIHKQDKDRSDEEESSHDTSEKSSPEKSPSSQPNLQHPQSQRVGSPSVSPISSDAKMSTSTRNTSFADEPFSRKRKSVSNIVPSVNYFQNFQFANSTSNRNAFQYMPHNKRIRLASISGTGRRRSSILSNNGPLPDRILLRVFEFLSLPELMKLRIISRRWRQLLSVASNLCTNLDLTPWNTSIDDQALISITDFVGTRPQQINISNCFHITDEGFSYMVNEIGISGNIKVLKMKSNWEVSAMAIMDLTVPSVGGYLEEIDLSNCRKVRDIVLERLLGWDSSAIKEELSQQQNINGSSPEIDHDLDQIGCKSLKILNIGYCKHLTDNVMQHIANHASQRLESLDLTRCTAITDRGFQYWTYKSFPNLKKLSLKDCTFLTDKSIISIANSATNLEILDLNFCCALSDIAIEVLCLGCPNIRELDLSFCGSAVSDSSLVAISLHLRSLEKLILKGCVRVTRAGVDALLSGCSPLSYINISQCKNAHIYPGNIPAQKLNVNPQTKSAFVTAGSNQNIIEIVI; encoded by the exons GACAATACAAAAAATTCTAATAATGCGAACGGAAATGTGCCTCctgacttcttcaacagacTCCAGACGTTTCCTTTGTTCAATAAGGCTCCAAAGTCTTTCCACACTAAAGTAGCGTCCAAATTGACACTCATGCAATACCATCCTCAAGAATACATAATCAAGAAAGGAGACCCTTCCAAGTCAATGTACTGGATCTTAAAGGGAACCGTAAGCGTTACATCCACTGATGGAGAGTCTATTTATGCCGAGCTAGCAGCCGGTAGCTTCTTTGGTGAGATCGgaatcttgttcaacagaCCCCGTACTGCAACTGTCGTAGCCCGTACTAAAGTATTGGTAGGAGTTTTAACTAGCGATGCCTTAAATACTGTACTAAAACACTACCCTTTGATagagagaagaatcagaGATGAAGCTCAGGAACGTTTAGCCATGCAAGAtaagaagaacaaataCGATCTTCCAAACTTGATCTCCAACAAGATGATTGAATCGGCTCCGAGCTTGCCTCCGATAAGAAATGGAATCAATGCGA ACGCTACCATATCGATTCAGGACTTCATAAAGAACTTGCCGATTTTCCAGAATCTTCCTTCCACCATCATCCATCAGTTGGCTCTTGGCGTCGAGCccatcaatttcaatgCCTTTGAATACATCATCCACAAAGGTGACACCAATTCTGATATCTACTTCATCATTAACGGCGAAGTGGAAGTCATAGACTACTCTCGTAACCAGGAAGGAGCTCATATTGAGCGTATCTTGGCCCGTTTGAGTTCTGGAAGTTACTTTGGCGAAATGTCATTCCTTTCGTTTCTCAACGACAAGCACCTGGATTGTGTTCGTAGTGCCAGCATCAGATCCATCTCCACAGTAGAATTGATGGTGGTCAAAAGCGACAAGTTGGAGGACTTGTGCGAAAAGTACCCCTTCATCGTAGACGATATGCGTAAAACTGCGGaggaaagaaacaaactcAACAATAGCATCAATTCCAAAGGAAGCGAGCACGATAACAAGACGAGATTGTCCATTGATTATATCATCCATAAGCAAGATAAAGACCGTAGTGATGAGGAAGAGTCTTCTCATGATACTTCTGAGAAATCTTCACCTGAGAAGTCACCTTCTTCTCAGCCAAACTTGCAACACCCTCAGTCTCAACGTGTAGGA TCACCTTCTGTCTCTCCCATTTCCAGCGATGCAAAGATGTCCACTAGCACAAGAAACACTTCATTTGCTGATGAACCTTTTtcgagaaagagaaagtcAGTTTCTAACA TAGTACCATCTGTAAATTATTTCCAGAACTTCCAGTTTGCAAACAGTACCAGCAACAGAAATGCTTTCCAGTACATGCCACACAATAAGAGAATCAGATTGGCCAGTATCAGTGGcactggaagaagaagatcgTCCATCTTGAGCAACAATGGCCCTCTTCCAGATAGGATCCTCTTACGAGTGTTCGAGTTCTTGTCATTGCCGgaattgatgaagttgaggATCATCAGTAGACGTTGGAGGCAGTTGTTGAGTGTAGCCTCCAATTTGTGTACCAATTTGGATTTGACTCCATGGAATACTTCTATAGACGACCAGGCACTTATTTCCATCACCGACTTCGTAGGAACCAGACCTCAGCAGATCAATATCTCAAACTGCTTTCACATCACCGATGAAGGCTTCAGCTACATGGTTAACGAGATTGGTATTTCAGGAAACATTAaagtgttgaagatgaagtcgaACTGGGAAGTGAGCGCCATGGCTATTATGGATTTAACAGTTCCCAGTGTTGGTGGCTATTTAGAAGAGATTGACTTATCCAACTGTAGAAAGGTCAGAGATATTGTGTTGGAAAGATTGCTCGGCTGGGACTCTTCTGCTATAAAGGAAGAACTTTCTCAGCAGCAGAATATTAACGGTAGTAGCCCCGAGATCGACCACGACTTGGATCAGATCGGGTGCAAAAGCTTGAAGATCCTAAACATAGGCTATTGCAAACATCTTACTGACAATGTGATGCAACATATTGCCAACCACGCCAGTCAACGTTTGGAAAGCTTGGATCTTACCAGATGTACCGCTATCACTGACAGAGGGTTCCAGTACTGGACTTACAAGTCGTTTccaaatttgaagaagttgtcgttGAAGGACTGCACTTTCCTCACCGACAAGTCAATTATCTCCATTGCTAACTCTGCTACCAACTTGGAGATCCTTGACTTGAACTTTTGCTGTGCTCTTTCTGATATCGCAATCGAAGTCTTGTGTTTGGGATGTCCTAACATTCGCGAGCTTGATCTTTCGTTCTGTGGTTCTGCAGTAAGTGATTCATCGTTAGTTGCAATCTCCTTGCATCTAAGAAGCCTCGAAAAGCTCATCCTTAAAGGCTGTGTTAGAGTTACCAGAGCTGGTGTTGACGCATTGTTGAGTGGTTGCTCGCCCTTGAGCTACATAAATATCAGCCAGTGTAAGAACGCTCACATATACCCGGGTAACATTCCTGCTCAAAAGCTCAATGTCAACCCCCAGACGAAATCGGCTTTCGTTACAGCCGGTTCCAACCAGAACATTATTGAGATTGTGATCTAG